A single genomic interval of Rosistilla ulvae harbors:
- a CDS encoding acyclic terpene utilization AtuA family protein, with product MSCSIRIGNAQAFWGDRTAAAAEMLNLEPELDYLTFDYLAEVSMSILAMQRQLDPELGYARDFVDVIRSLAPYWAAGGSCRVLANAGGLNPAACANACRQALEAAGCPSLRIGIVSGDDVVDELRSAAAAAEFKNLDDGESLAGNVDRIVTANAYLGAAPIARALAEGAQIVITGRVADPSLVVAACLHHFGWQESELDRLAGATVAGHLIECGTQVTGGISTDWLNVPDPANIGFPIVEVDDSGNCIVSKPHGTGGCVTAATVREQLVYEIGDPREYRSPDVCVSFDSLRVEDLGSNRVRVSGAVGHPRPEQYKVSATLRDGYRAAGTLVIVGRDAVRKANRCGEMVLQRVCEAGFQIRDSVIECLGSGACSGSVLCQDSDGDPDVFGEVVLRIAIESETQAAAERFARELMPLITAGPQGTTGYAEGRPRVRPVIRYWPCLICRNRVTPCVDTIQTEDTFSDDRPPSASATQAKTMLVQGGIASQYCEGESKSEMTTGMDALTTYASRLGSIAFARSGDKGTSANIGVLLRSDDDWGFLQAWLTADRVATFLQPLGVQSVERYELKNLGALNFVIRGILQNRLRSDAQGKTLGQLLLEIPFPAERGRTIETEQK from the coding sequence ATGTCGTGTTCGATTCGAATCGGAAATGCTCAAGCGTTTTGGGGTGATCGTACGGCTGCGGCTGCTGAAATGTTGAACCTGGAACCCGAGCTGGATTACCTGACGTTCGACTATCTTGCCGAGGTCTCGATGTCGATCCTGGCGATGCAGCGACAGCTGGACCCTGAACTGGGATACGCTCGCGATTTTGTGGATGTCATCCGTTCGTTGGCTCCCTATTGGGCGGCGGGAGGCAGTTGCCGAGTGCTTGCCAATGCGGGCGGACTAAATCCGGCGGCCTGTGCGAATGCCTGTCGCCAGGCGTTAGAGGCGGCGGGGTGTCCATCGCTGCGGATCGGGATCGTCAGCGGCGACGATGTCGTCGACGAACTGCGATCGGCAGCTGCCGCGGCGGAATTCAAAAACCTTGACGACGGCGAATCGCTGGCCGGAAACGTCGATCGGATCGTAACGGCCAACGCCTATCTTGGAGCCGCTCCGATCGCCCGAGCATTGGCCGAAGGAGCACAGATTGTGATCACTGGCCGCGTGGCGGATCCTTCGTTAGTTGTGGCGGCTTGTCTGCATCATTTTGGCTGGCAAGAGAGCGAACTGGATCGATTGGCCGGCGCGACAGTCGCTGGCCATCTGATTGAATGCGGAACTCAAGTGACCGGTGGGATCAGCACCGATTGGCTAAATGTTCCCGACCCAGCCAACATCGGCTTCCCGATTGTTGAGGTCGATGACTCGGGAAACTGTATCGTCAGCAAACCGCACGGCACGGGAGGGTGCGTGACGGCGGCGACGGTTCGCGAGCAATTGGTCTACGAAATCGGCGATCCACGCGAGTACCGAAGTCCCGACGTTTGTGTTTCGTTTGATTCGCTTCGCGTCGAAGACTTGGGATCCAATCGGGTGCGAGTCTCCGGTGCGGTTGGTCATCCGCGACCCGAACAATATAAGGTCAGTGCAACGCTCCGCGACGGCTATCGCGCGGCGGGGACACTGGTGATCGTCGGTCGCGATGCGGTCCGCAAAGCGAATCGATGTGGCGAGATGGTTTTGCAACGCGTCTGCGAAGCGGGATTCCAAATCCGCGACAGCGTGATCGAATGTCTGGGGAGCGGTGCTTGTTCCGGAAGCGTTTTATGCCAAGACAGCGATGGCGATCCGGATGTCTTTGGCGAAGTCGTTCTGCGGATCGCAATCGAATCGGAAACGCAAGCTGCGGCCGAGCGGTTCGCTCGCGAATTGATGCCATTGATTACCGCTGGACCACAAGGGACAACGGGGTACGCCGAAGGACGTCCTCGCGTTCGACCGGTGATCCGATATTGGCCCTGTTTGATCTGTCGCAACCGCGTCACGCCATGTGTCGACACGATCCAAACCGAGGACACCTTTTCGGACGACCGACCGCCGAGTGCTTCCGCAACGCAGGCGAAGACGATGTTGGTACAAGGGGGGATCGCCAGTCAATACTGCGAAGGTGAATCGAAATCGGAAATGACAACCGGCATGGACGCACTAACAACATACGCATCGCGGTTGGGATCGATCGCGTTTGCACGCAGCGGCGACAAGGGGACATCGGCCAATATCGGAGTCTTGTTGCGATCCGATGACGATTGGGGATTTCTGCAAGCTTGGTTGACGGCTGATCGCGTGGCAACGTTCTTGCAACCGCTAGGTGTCCAATCAGTTGAGCGCTACGAACTGAAGAATCTCGGCGCACTGAATTTTGTCATCCGTGGTATCTTACAGAATCGGCTGCGTAGCGACGCACAAGGGAAAACGCTGGGGCAATTGCTGCTTGAAATACCGTTTCCCGCGGAACGTGGACGTACAATAGAAACTGAACAAAAGTGA
- a CDS encoding acyl-CoA carboxylase subunit beta yields the protein MTSLRELTERIACQELTLREGGGAEGQQRQLRHGRLPVRQRLELLLDPGRPFLELGLWAAHGMYSEWGGVPAAGIVTGIGFVQGRGCLIAANDATVKAGAMFPQSVKKLLRAQKIAYQFRMPVIYLVDSAGVFLPLQDEIFPDEDDFGRIFRNNAVLSAAGVIQYAAVMGNCVAGGAYLPVLCDKLLMTDGSQMCLAGPALVKAAIGQTADPEQLGGASMHAAISGTVDFHEPDDPACLNRLRSLVDLLPIGRSRSSDICDVEPERNCDSVYDIVSADGRQEYDVRDVLRCIVDGDSLQEYKAEFGQTIVAAFARIGGHPIGIVANQKKRCRAAGGELQVGGVIYPDAADKAARFVMDCNQMRVPIVFVQDVQGFMVGKQAEQAGIIRAGAKLVNVISNSIVPKLTVIIGGSFGAGHYAMCGKAYDPALILAWPSAKYAVMGGNQAADTLLQLQLREAQRSGRSLAEGEVDALRDSIRQRYQEQTDIRYGAARGWVDAIIPPHETRLWLQTALDLLPGTDQQNFRTGVLQV from the coding sequence ATGACAAGCTTGAGAGAACTCACCGAACGCATCGCTTGCCAAGAGCTGACGCTCCGCGAAGGCGGCGGTGCCGAGGGACAGCAGCGACAGTTGCGGCACGGTCGATTGCCGGTCCGTCAGCGGTTGGAATTGTTGTTGGATCCTGGTCGTCCTTTCCTGGAGCTGGGACTCTGGGCGGCGCACGGTATGTACTCGGAATGGGGCGGCGTTCCGGCAGCGGGCATCGTCACGGGTATTGGTTTCGTTCAAGGACGCGGTTGTCTGATCGCCGCCAACGACGCAACGGTCAAAGCGGGAGCGATGTTTCCGCAATCGGTTAAGAAGCTGTTGCGAGCTCAGAAGATCGCCTATCAATTCCGCATGCCGGTGATCTATCTTGTCGATTCAGCCGGCGTCTTCTTGCCGCTGCAGGATGAGATCTTTCCCGACGAAGATGACTTCGGACGGATCTTCCGCAACAACGCAGTCCTCTCGGCGGCGGGAGTGATTCAATACGCGGCGGTGATGGGAAACTGCGTCGCCGGCGGAGCGTATCTTCCCGTTCTGTGCGACAAGCTGTTGATGACCGATGGCAGCCAGATGTGTCTGGCGGGCCCTGCGCTTGTGAAAGCGGCGATCGGTCAAACCGCCGATCCCGAGCAACTCGGCGGCGCGTCGATGCATGCTGCGATCAGCGGCACCGTCGACTTTCACGAACCGGACGATCCCGCTTGTTTGAACCGCTTGCGGTCGCTTGTCGATCTGCTGCCGATCGGTCGGTCGCGCTCAAGTGACATTTGTGACGTGGAGCCGGAGCGAAACTGCGATTCGGTCTACGACATTGTTTCGGCCGACGGGCGGCAAGAGTACGACGTCCGCGACGTGTTGCGATGCATTGTCGACGGCGATTCGCTGCAAGAATACAAAGCCGAATTTGGGCAGACGATTGTGGCGGCGTTCGCTCGGATCGGCGGGCATCCGATCGGAATCGTTGCCAATCAAAAAAAGAGGTGCCGGGCGGCCGGAGGTGAACTTCAAGTCGGGGGCGTGATCTATCCCGACGCCGCCGATAAGGCCGCTCGGTTCGTGATGGACTGCAATCAGATGCGAGTTCCGATCGTCTTCGTTCAAGACGTGCAAGGCTTCATGGTTGGCAAACAGGCAGAGCAGGCGGGGATCATCCGCGCCGGGGCCAAGCTGGTCAATGTGATCAGCAATTCGATCGTTCCCAAGTTGACAGTGATCATCGGCGGATCGTTTGGTGCGGGGCATTATGCGATGTGTGGAAAAGCGTACGACCCGGCGCTGATCCTAGCCTGGCCTTCGGCAAAGTACGCAGTGATGGGAGGCAACCAAGCGGCCGATACGCTGCTGCAACTGCAATTGCGCGAAGCCCAACGCAGCGGTCGATCGCTTGCCGAAGGGGAAGTTGACGCGCTGCGAGATTCGATCCGCCAGCGATATCAAGAACAGACCGACATCCGCTACGGCGCAGCGCGCGGTTGGGTCGACGCGATCATCCCGCCGCACGAAACGCGACTCTGGTTGCAGACGGCGCTCGATCTGTTGCCGGGCACCGATCAACAAAATTTCAGAACGGGAGTGTTGCAGGTTTAG
- a CDS encoding acyl-CoA mutase large subunit family protein produces the protein MNFVAAESPAFRTSLSGVPIKPLYGPADLADFSAQGEIGRPGQFPYTRGIHESMYCGRLWTIRQFAGFGRPRDTNRRFRFLLDQGQTGLSTAFDLPTLMGLDSDDPRSVGEVGRLGVAVDTIDDILALFDGVDLQKVSVSMTINAPAIVVMAFYLAAARQRGCDWRQLRGTIQNDILKEFHAQNEFVFPPEPSVRLVVDLIAFCTRYVPLWNPVSISGYHIREAGSTAQQELAFTLADGQHYVQKCLERGLSIDAFAPRLSFFFNAHNDLFEEVAKYRAARALWAEMIRDDYGAKSEASWKLRFHAQTAGCSLQAAQPEVNVVRVAYQAMAAVLGGCQSLHTNSMDETFALPSEQAVALALRTQQVLAHETGVTNTVDPLGGSYFVESFTHKMKQDADACFRAIADQGGMIAAVENGYFRRQIADAAFEYQTAVDRKEKLIVGVNSFQQPDRDPIAVMEIDPSTEPDQIASLQLIRQSRSRADVTRSLDALRHAAEHRDNVMPSLLQAADDRATVQECVDALADVYGRFRPAAAW, from the coding sequence ATGAATTTCGTTGCCGCCGAATCACCCGCTTTCCGAACATCGCTCAGCGGCGTTCCGATAAAGCCGTTGTACGGTCCCGCCGACCTGGCGGACTTTTCGGCGCAGGGGGAGATTGGTCGGCCTGGACAGTTCCCCTACACCCGTGGCATCCACGAATCGATGTATTGCGGACGGTTGTGGACGATCCGCCAGTTCGCCGGCTTTGGGCGACCTCGCGATACAAATCGCCGCTTCCGCTTTCTCTTGGATCAGGGGCAGACGGGCCTCAGCACCGCCTTTGATCTGCCAACGTTGATGGGATTGGACAGCGACGACCCGCGATCGGTTGGCGAAGTCGGCCGCTTGGGCGTCGCTGTCGACACTATCGACGATATCTTGGCACTTTTCGATGGCGTCGATCTGCAGAAGGTTTCCGTCTCGATGACGATCAACGCTCCGGCGATCGTAGTGATGGCCTTCTATCTGGCAGCAGCTCGGCAGCGCGGCTGCGATTGGCGTCAGCTGAGAGGCACGATTCAGAACGACATCTTAAAAGAGTTCCATGCGCAGAACGAATTTGTCTTTCCGCCGGAGCCTTCGGTGCGGTTGGTCGTCGATCTGATCGCGTTTTGCACCCGCTATGTCCCGCTTTGGAATCCGGTATCGATCAGCGGATATCACATCCGCGAAGCTGGTTCGACGGCGCAGCAGGAGCTGGCGTTTACGCTGGCCGATGGCCAGCATTATGTGCAAAAGTGTCTCGAGCGTGGACTTAGCATCGATGCTTTCGCGCCGCGGCTCAGCTTCTTCTTCAACGCGCACAACGATCTGTTTGAGGAGGTTGCCAAATACCGGGCGGCGCGAGCGTTGTGGGCGGAGATGATCCGCGACGACTATGGTGCGAAATCGGAAGCTTCGTGGAAGCTGCGGTTTCATGCGCAGACGGCTGGGTGTTCGCTGCAGGCGGCGCAGCCGGAAGTGAATGTTGTGCGAGTCGCCTATCAAGCGATGGCCGCTGTGCTTGGCGGATGCCAGTCGTTGCATACCAATTCGATGGACGAAACGTTTGCCTTGCCCAGCGAACAAGCTGTCGCGTTGGCATTGCGAACGCAGCAGGTTCTGGCGCATGAGACGGGCGTCACGAATACGGTGGATCCGCTGGGAGGCAGCTATTTTGTGGAGAGCTTCACGCACAAGATGAAACAGGATGCAGACGCTTGTTTTCGAGCGATCGCCGATCAGGGCGGAATGATCGCGGCGGTTGAGAATGGCTACTTCCGCCGCCAGATCGCCGATGCAGCTTTCGAATATCAAACCGCTGTCGATCGGAAGGAGAAGCTGATTGTTGGCGTTAACTCATTTCAACAGCCCGATCGCGATCCGATCGCGGTGATGGAGATCGATCCGTCGACCGAACCCGATCAAATCGCCTCGCTGCAATTGATCCGACAGTCTCGTAGTCGCGCCGATGTGACGCGTTCGCTCGACGCGCTGCGACACGCAGCCGAGCACCGGGACAATGTGATGCCCAGCTTGCTGCAAGCGGCTGACGATCGCGCGACGGTGCAGGAATGTGTCGATGCGTTGGCCGATGTTTATGGCCGGTTCCGACCTGCGGCGGCGTGGTGA
- a CDS encoding bifunctional 2-methylcitrate dehydratase/aconitate hydratase: MPHDSLRNEIPSLAQRLGRGDRSALARLLSLACKQEHRSTIAAAIRQQDAHASPRDAEVIALTGSGGVGKSSLLGLLVGDYVDRGAIVGVLACDPESPISGGAVLGDRCRIATGSATERLFVRSLSTMSGQQGVAPSVALSLRIMKAFGFDRIFVETVGVGQGDVAIRDLVDVVVLTLQPQTGDDLQWEKAGLLEVADVVVVNKSDLPGADATVADLRQQLTNAEAESVAIVQTSVVDRTGIETLAAAIDTALRSRRDARSKNAPTAKPLSIASGNSPQTDPLLEQIADYVCAPANFSDEAWATARLCLFDSLGCGLLALNHPQCTRLLGPVVPGATLENGTRVPGTDYRLDPVAAAWNIGCMIRWLDFNDTWLAAEWGHPSDNLGGILAVADYQARQGNPLTVRDVMAAAIKAYEIQGILALENSFNRVGLDHVLLVRIATAAVATQLLGGTRQQVIDAVSNAWVDGGALRCYRHAPNTGSRKSWAAGDATRRGVQLALWSVAGERGYATALSAPQWGFEDVLFGGQSIGLARPLGCYVMENVLFKVAFPAEFHAQTAAEAAIALSRQLGSRADSIQRIRIETQESAIRIIDKVGPLHNPADRDHCLQYIVAVALLKGSLTAEDYESESASDPRIDRLRLRMEVVEDRQYSRDYLDPDKRSIANAVQLFYADGSASQRVAVEYPLGHRRRRDEAKPLLREKFIRNAASRFSPQRVELLQHCFDDAGLDALSIDQFIDRFVETL; encoded by the coding sequence ATGCCGCACGATAGTCTTCGCAATGAGATTCCTTCACTCGCCCAACGATTGGGCCGCGGCGATCGATCGGCACTTGCGCGGCTGTTGTCTTTGGCCTGCAAGCAGGAGCATCGATCGACGATTGCGGCGGCGATACGCCAGCAGGATGCGCATGCGTCGCCGCGCGATGCGGAGGTGATCGCGTTGACCGGCAGTGGCGGGGTGGGGAAGAGCAGTCTGCTGGGATTGTTGGTCGGCGATTATGTCGATCGTGGAGCCATAGTCGGCGTGTTGGCTTGCGATCCAGAGAGTCCGATCAGCGGCGGCGCGGTGTTGGGAGACCGTTGCCGGATCGCGACTGGATCGGCGACCGAGCGGTTGTTCGTTCGCAGCCTTTCCACGATGTCGGGGCAGCAAGGGGTTGCCCCTTCGGTCGCGCTGTCGCTGCGAATCATGAAGGCCTTCGGATTCGATCGAATCTTTGTGGAGACCGTTGGCGTCGGGCAAGGGGATGTTGCGATCCGCGATCTTGTCGACGTCGTCGTCCTGACGCTGCAACCGCAGACCGGCGACGATTTGCAGTGGGAGAAGGCGGGATTGTTGGAAGTCGCCGACGTCGTGGTTGTCAACAAATCGGACCTGCCTGGGGCCGATGCGACCGTCGCCGATCTGCGACAGCAATTGACGAACGCCGAAGCGGAATCGGTCGCGATCGTGCAGACGTCGGTCGTGGATCGGACCGGGATCGAAACACTTGCCGCAGCGATCGACACCGCGTTGCGATCGCGTCGCGACGCTCGCTCTAAGAACGCACCCACTGCGAAACCGCTTTCGATCGCATCGGGCAATTCACCGCAGACCGATCCGTTGTTGGAACAGATCGCCGATTATGTCTGCGCCCCGGCGAACTTCAGCGACGAAGCTTGGGCGACGGCGCGGCTGTGTCTCTTCGATAGCCTCGGTTGCGGATTGTTAGCACTCAACCATCCGCAGTGCACCCGTTTGTTGGGCCCCGTCGTTCCCGGAGCGACGCTCGAAAACGGAACGCGTGTTCCCGGAACCGACTATCGTTTGGATCCGGTCGCGGCGGCTTGGAACATCGGATGCATGATCCGCTGGCTCGATTTCAACGACACCTGGCTGGCGGCCGAATGGGGCCATCCCTCCGACAATTTGGGCGGCATCTTGGCGGTCGCGGACTACCAAGCTCGGCAAGGCAATCCGCTGACGGTCCGCGACGTCATGGCTGCTGCGATCAAGGCCTATGAAATTCAGGGGATCTTGGCGCTGGAGAACTCGTTCAATCGAGTCGGCTTGGATCATGTGCTGTTGGTTCGGATCGCGACCGCCGCCGTGGCGACTCAATTGTTGGGCGGCACGCGGCAGCAGGTGATCGATGCTGTCAGCAACGCCTGGGTCGATGGCGGGGCGCTGCGATGCTACCGCCACGCACCCAATACCGGTTCGCGGAAGAGTTGGGCGGCGGGGGATGCGACGCGGCGTGGCGTGCAGTTAGCGCTTTGGAGCGTCGCCGGTGAGCGAGGTTATGCCACCGCACTGTCGGCGCCGCAGTGGGGATTTGAAGACGTCTTGTTCGGCGGACAATCGATCGGGTTGGCGCGACCGCTGGGATGTTACGTGATGGAGAACGTGTTGTTTAAAGTCGCGTTTCCGGCGGAGTTCCATGCGCAGACGGCTGCCGAAGCGGCGATCGCATTGTCGCGACAACTCGGATCGCGAGCGGATTCGATCCAGCGGATCCGGATCGAGACGCAGGAATCGGCGATCCGGATCATCGATAAGGTTGGCCCGCTGCATAATCCGGCCGATCGCGATCATTGTTTGCAGTACATCGTGGCGGTCGCGCTTCTGAAAGGAAGTTTGACGGCGGAGGACTACGAATCGGAATCCGCATCGGATCCGCGGATCGATCGCCTGCGCTTGCGGATGGAAGTTGTCGAAGATCGGCAGTACTCGCGCGACTACCTGGATCCCGACAAGCGTTCGATCGCCAATGCGGTCCAGTTGTTTTATGCCGACGGTTCGGCCAGCCAGCGCGTTGCCGTCGAATATCCGTTGGGGCATCGCCGCCGCCGCGACGAAGCGAAACCGCTGCTGCGAGAAAAGTTTATCCGCAACGCGGCATCGCGTTTCAGCCCGCAGCGCGTCGAGTTATTGCAGCATTGTTTTGACGATGCCGGACTGGACGCATTGTCGATCGATCAATTCATCGATCGTTTTGTGGAAACCTTGTGA
- a CDS encoding citrate/2-methylcitrate synthase, whose product MILTNSTGLAGVVAGETAISTVGKQGVGLTYRGYTIEDLAEHSTFEEVAWLLMHGELPTPSQRDQFLAKRIAQQRISDEMMSFLEQLPDTSHPMDVLRSGTSLLGCWEPEHSIDQQQRIAARLLAVFPSMICYWYRFVNDRFRIEIESEQTTVAGHFLQLLHSGAPSEVDRRALDVALILYAEHEFNASTFAARVTASTGSDLYSAICTGIGTLRGPLHGGANEASMKMISNFTDPEQAEQGVLRRLARHEKIMGFGHRVYKSTDPRSEIMKRWALTLCKQTRQLKTYAVAERIETVMQREKGLFPNLDFYSAVAFHCLGIPTALFTPLFVMARTAGWSAHVFEQRSNNRLIRPTANYIGPSQRPLVRPHQRT is encoded by the coding sequence ATGATTCTCACGAATTCAACGGGCTTGGCAGGCGTGGTCGCTGGCGAGACGGCGATCAGCACCGTGGGCAAGCAAGGCGTCGGTCTAACCTATCGCGGATACACCATCGAAGACCTGGCGGAACATTCGACGTTTGAAGAGGTGGCTTGGTTGCTGATGCACGGCGAACTGCCAACTCCGTCGCAACGCGATCAATTCCTCGCCAAACGGATCGCCCAGCAACGGATATCGGACGAGATGATGTCGTTTTTGGAACAGTTGCCTGACACCTCGCATCCAATGGACGTGTTGCGATCGGGGACGTCGCTGCTAGGTTGTTGGGAACCAGAACATTCGATCGATCAACAACAACGCATCGCCGCGCGGTTGCTGGCTGTCTTCCCATCGATGATCTGTTATTGGTACCGGTTCGTAAACGATCGGTTCCGGATCGAAATTGAATCGGAACAAACAACCGTGGCAGGGCACTTTCTGCAGCTATTGCACAGCGGTGCGCCATCGGAAGTCGATCGCCGGGCGTTGGATGTGGCGTTGATCCTGTACGCCGAACATGAATTCAACGCGTCGACCTTCGCCGCTCGCGTGACAGCTTCGACCGGATCGGACCTCTATTCGGCAATTTGCACAGGAATCGGCACGCTGCGTGGTCCGTTGCACGGGGGTGCCAACGAAGCGTCGATGAAGATGATCTCTAACTTTACCGATCCCGAACAAGCGGAGCAGGGAGTTCTACGCAGGCTCGCCCGGCACGAGAAGATCATGGGATTTGGACACCGCGTTTACAAGTCGACCGATCCGAGGTCGGAGATCATGAAACGCTGGGCACTGACGCTGTGCAAACAGACGCGTCAATTGAAGACGTATGCGGTTGCCGAACGGATCGAAACGGTGATGCAACGCGAGAAGGGATTGTTCCCCAACCTCGACTTCTACAGCGCGGTGGCATTCCATTGTTTGGGAATCCCCACCGCGCTGTTCACTCCGTTGTTCGTGATGGCTCGAACCGCGGGCTGGTCTGCTCATGTCTTTGAACAACGATCCAACAACCGCTTGATTCGCCCGACCGCAAACTACATCGGCCCCAGCCAACGACCGCTTGTGCGGCCGCATCAACGTACGTAA
- the prpB gene encoding methylisocitrate lyase: MSPSQTVTAGERLWSAVDHERPLQIAGAVNAMSALIAEQAGFRALYLSGSGVASASHGLPDLGVTTLHDVLEDARRITSATELPLLVDADTGWGDSRMIGRATRELIRSGAAGLHLEDQIAEKRCGHRPGKRLVSAIEMQDRLKAALDSRTDDRFAIMARTDAVDVEGVDAAIDRAARYVETGAEMIFAEAVASLDDYKRFTAAFGVPVLANITEFGKTPLFTVEQLSSAGVRLVLYPLTAFRAMNAAARNAYETLRRDGTQAELIAAMQTREELYDVLDYHAQEPD, from the coding sequence ATGTCGCCTTCGCAAACCGTCACCGCCGGTGAACGCTTGTGGTCCGCCGTCGACCACGAGCGACCGTTGCAGATCGCGGGAGCTGTCAACGCGATGTCGGCCCTGATCGCCGAACAGGCCGGTTTTCGAGCACTCTATCTGTCCGGCTCCGGCGTCGCCAGCGCGTCGCACGGGTTGCCCGATTTAGGCGTGACGACGTTGCACGATGTCTTAGAGGATGCGCGACGCATCACTTCGGCGACCGAATTGCCGCTGTTAGTCGATGCCGATACGGGTTGGGGCGATTCACGGATGATCGGCCGCGCGACACGTGAACTGATCCGCTCTGGTGCAGCCGGGCTGCACTTAGAAGATCAGATCGCGGAGAAACGCTGCGGCCATCGCCCCGGCAAACGACTGGTCTCGGCAATCGAGATGCAAGATCGATTGAAAGCCGCCTTGGACAGCCGAACCGATGACAGGTTCGCGATCATGGCTCGAACGGATGCTGTCGACGTCGAAGGGGTCGATGCGGCGATCGATCGAGCGGCGCGATACGTCGAGACCGGGGCGGAGATGATTTTTGCGGAAGCGGTTGCGTCGCTGGACGATTACAAACGCTTCACCGCCGCGTTCGGAGTGCCCGTGTTGGCGAACATCACCGAATTCGGAAAGACGCCGCTGTTCACGGTCGAGCAATTGAGCTCTGCCGGAGTGCGGTTGGTCTTATATCCGTTGACTGCGTTTCGCGCGATGAATGCTGCCGCGCGGAACGCTTACGAAACTTTACGCCGCGACGGAACGCAGGCCGAATTGATCGCCGCGATGCAAACTCGCGAGGAATTGTACGACGTGTTGGATTATCACGCCCAAGAACCGGATTAA
- a CDS encoding cobalamin B12-binding domain-containing protein has protein sequence MRWPMFMAGSDLRRRGDMNQHVIAQRILLAKVGLDGHDRGIKVVARGLRDAGFHVIYSGLWQSIDAVVQAAADEDVDWLGVSILNGAHMTLVPALLESLRQRELNQIGVIVGGIIPPADQAKLIELGVRGCFGPGTPLPSIVEFCNR, from the coding sequence ATGCGTTGGCCGATGTTTATGGCCGGTTCCGACCTGCGGCGGCGTGGTGATATGAATCAACATGTAATTGCTCAGCGAATTTTGTTAGCCAAAGTTGGCCTCGACGGTCATGACCGCGGGATCAAGGTCGTCGCCCGCGGATTGCGCGACGCGGGATTCCACGTGATCTACAGCGGATTGTGGCAATCGATCGATGCCGTCGTGCAAGCCGCAGCTGACGAAGACGTCGACTGGCTGGGCGTCAGCATTCTCAATGGGGCTCACATGACGCTAGTCCCCGCGCTGTTGGAATCGCTCCGACAGCGTGAACTCAACCAAATCGGCGTGATCGTCGGCGGAATCATTCCGCCAGCCGACCAGGCGAAACTGATCGAACTCGGAGTTCGCGGCTGTTTCGGCCCCGGCACGCCCCTTCCATCGATCGTCGAATTTTGCAACCGCTGA